TGCAACAGCTACCGCCGAGTACGACGGTCAGACGTACTACTTCTGTGCCGAGGGATGCAAGGAGACGTTTACCTCGGCACCGGAAGACTACGTCTAAACGGCACAGCCACCGGGAGTACCCCGCACCTGCGTCGTAGCTCCCCCAACCCACCCCAACCCCCTTCCCCCATTCCGTCTTTCGATGACTCAAATAGAAATTGACGACACGGACCGTGAAATCCTCCGCCTCTTAGCGGAAAACGCACGACGGCCGTACAGCACCATCGCTGAGGCAGTAAATCTCTCAGCATCGTCCGTTTCGGAACGCGTCCGTCGACTGGAGAAAGATGGCATCATACGTAGATTCACCGTTGACCTTGACCTCACACAGTACGAAAATCGGATACAGGTCATGGTTCGTTTCCAAACTAAACTCGATAAAGCGGAGTCACTTCGAGAAGCAGTCATCAAGACACCATACGTCGAACACGTATACACGACAGCTGAGGGCGAGATCGTTGCCGTTGCGACGCCACCGCGTGCTATTATTGGAAACTGGCTGCAAGAAAGTATCCCAATGAGTGATGTGCAGCGGTATGATGTCCAATTGCTGTCGAGCACCACCCGCTCAGCCTATTCCAACGCTACTGAACTACCACAGCGTTGACGTCGTGGATACGGCAATGAGTAAACAGTTTCACTGTCGCTCGCGACCAATGGTCGAACAATCTTCCGACAATGTGTATTTATATAAATTTGTCACTATCAACCCAGTTGATAGCACACTTTATGACTTTCTTTGGACGACTGTTCTTTCGTTTTTGA
The Halorhabdus rudnickae DNA segment above includes these coding regions:
- a CDS encoding Lrp/AsnC family transcriptional regulator; its protein translation is MTQIEIDDTDREILRLLAENARRPYSTIAEAVNLSASSVSERVRRLEKDGIIRRFTVDLDLTQYENRIQVMVRFQTKLDKAESLREAVIKTPYVEHVYTTAEGEIVAVATPPRAIIGNWLQESIPMSDVQRYDVQLLSSTTRSAYSNATELPQR
- a CDS encoding YHS domain-containing protein, encoding MATDPVCGMDVDETDATATAEYDGQTYYFCAEGCKETFTSAPEDYV